Genomic segment of Ignavibacteriales bacterium:
AGCGATATAAATGGTTTGCGAAAGATCAGATCAAAAACTTTTAACAATGGCGCAGATACAAACTCTTTATCTAGAATAGTTTGATAATCGCTCAACTCTAAATCAGAAATATTTTTTATGATGTGAGAGGTATGTATAGAGGAATCAATTATTATTTTAAGAAAAAATTTAATCCAGCTTTCCCAAGAGTTATTTTTTTCTAAATCTTCCAACCGATCAAAATATTCCGCCTTTCTATTGTTTAAGACCTGTGAAATTTGGAGGATGGGAACGCTTAATCGCTTCTTCCATAAAAAATGAAGTTGCAACAAAACTCTTCCAACCAAGCCATTGTTAGTCTCGAAAGGATGAATCATTTCGAATTGGGCGTGAATCAATGCCGCATTAACTACAAAAGGGTACGAGAGATCAGAAGCAATGTATGCTTCAAAATCTTTCATGAGTGGTTCAATCTCTCCAGGAGAAGGGGGAATATATTTTGCATCGCTTTTCCCGGAGGAATATTGTCCGACCCAAGTTTGTGTCTTTCTATATTCACCCGGACGCAAATCTTCCGGAGATAAATCACGACCTAATTCTTTGTGAATTGATTTTATAATGTGTGAAGAGCTGGAGACATCACGAAGCAATTTTTGCGCTAATGATAAAGCGCGCAGATAACCCAAAATATTTTTTAATTCTTCTTGATCTTCTTGAATAAGCCTGCTAAAAATATCTGCAAGATTTAATTTATAATCATCAATCCTCAAACTTTTTAAGGACTCTAGAATTGTCAAAGAAGAAATTAGGAAATGATTTAACGGAAGAACATTTATCGCACCCTCTAACAGATATAGAGATTTATCAGCCTCATTAATTAATGCATATATCTCAGAATCAAGACGAATTTTAGGATTGGGGGGCAAAGAGGCAACAGACATATTTGTTAGTCAGTTAATTCAGATTAAAAATGATAAATAATTAATTATAAGTCAACATATTTAGACCCATTAAACATAATAAATAATATAGTCCAGTATTTGTTTGTTAAAATTAATTTACTGATAAATTAGTCAAATATCTTTAACTAAGCAGATTCTCGTCTCTGTATAGAAGAAGAATGGCCGCCTGAGAAACAATGACAAATTTTTCTTTTTCAATTTCTACTTCGATCGCATCCCGTCTAAGAAATAAAGCAAAATCACCTTCGTGTGCCTGAAGAGGAATATATTTTGTTGCCTTGTTCTCACGCCACGGCTCATCATCTTCTGAGGGCATGCCGATAGGATAACCGGGACCAATCTTAATTACATATCCACCTTGAACCTTTTCTTTTTCCTGAACACCGGGAGGAAGATATAAACCGCTGTTTGTTTTGTTAATATTATCTTCCGGCCTGATAAGAACACGGTCGCCTACAATAATTATCTTTTCTGTGTTGATCATTTTTTTCACTTGTTGTCTCCTTAAAAATAGCAAATGAAAAAGTGAGCTTCAAATACTTATCTTTGTTATAATAATCTTTGGGCAATGATGAAAGATCAATGGAAAGACCATTGGAATGATCGTTATTCGACGAGCGAATTTATTTACGGTAAAGAACCGAACAGATTTTTTGAAGAAGAACTGAATAAATTGAATCCCGGCAAAATACTTTTTCTTGGCGAAGGTGAAGGACGAAACGCGGTTTACGCCGC
This window contains:
- a CDS encoding co-chaperone GroES family protein, with protein sequence MINTEKIIIVGDRVLIRPEDNINKTNSGLYLPPGVQEKEKVQGGYVIKIGPGYPIGMPSEDDEPWRENKATKYIPLQAHEGDFALFLRRDAIEVEIEKEKFVIVSQAAILLLYRDENLLS
- a CDS encoding Fic family protein; translated protein: MSVASLPPNPKIRLDSEIYALINEADKSLYLLEGAINVLPLNHFLISSLTILESLKSLRIDDYKLNLADIFSRLIQEDQEELKNILGYLRALSLAQKLLRDVSSSSHIIKSIHKELGRDLSPEDLRPGEYRKTQTWVGQYSSGKSDAKYIPPSPGEIEPLMKDFEAYIASDLSYPFVVNAALIHAQFEMIHPFETNNGLVGRVLLQLHFLWKKRLSVPILQISQVLNNRKAEYFDRLEDLEKNNSWESWIKFFLKIIIDSSIHTSHIIKNISDLELSDYQTILDKEFVSAPLLKVFDLIFRKPFISLPFITKELGLNKQTANVLIAKLLEENILKESTGKQRYRIFVYKKLMNILDG